One part of the Ochotona princeps isolate mOchPri1 chromosome 3, mOchPri1.hap1, whole genome shotgun sequence genome encodes these proteins:
- the PSMG1 gene encoding proteasome assembly chaperone 1 isoform X2, which translates to MNSGVWEEIGCAKLWNEWCRTADSTHLSPAEAFCVFYQLKGHHSVTICQCSCYVAEDQQYQWLEKVFGSRPRKNMQVTILTSRHVTDYKTSESTGSLPSPFLKALHTKNFKDQLCCSLLEQPNIVHDLPAAVLSFCQVWGLPAVLYLCYTDVMKPDLITVEAFKPLLSSRSFKGLVKNIPQSTEILKKLMSTNEVQSNIYT; encoded by the exons ATGAATTCGGGAGTCTGGGAAGAAATTGGCTGTGCTAAACTCTGGAATGAGTGGTGCAGGACGGCGGACTCCACCCACTTGTCTCCCGCCGAGGCCTTTTGTGTGTTCTATCAGCTAAAAGGCCATCACTCG GTGACCATTTGTCAGTGCAGCTGCTATGTTGCTGAAGATCAGCAGTACCAGTGGCTGGAGAAG GTGTTTGGCTCTCGTCCCAGGAAGAACATGCAAGTGACCATTCTCACGAGTCGACACGTGACTGACTATAAGACCTCAGAATCCACGGGCAGCCTGCCTTCTCCTTTCTTGAAAGCTCTGCACACCAAGAACTTCAAAGACCAGCTGTGCTGTTCCTTGCTGGAACAGCCGAACATCGTGCACGACCTTCCCGCTGCGG TTCTGAGCTTCTGTCAGGTGTGGGGCCTGCCTGCCGTCCTCTACCTGTGTTACACGGATGTCATGAAGCCGGACCTCATCACCGTGGAAGCTTTCAAGCCTCTGCTTTCTTCCAGAAGCTTCAAAGGGCTGGTCAAG aatatTCCCCAGAGCACAGAGATACTGAAGAAGTTGATGTCAACAAATGAGGTTCAAAGTAATATTTATACGTGA